From Manihot esculenta cultivar AM560-2 chromosome 18, M.esculenta_v8, whole genome shotgun sequence:
TGGAGCAAAACAATACACGTAATGGTGTTTTCGGCTGACGACAGTGACCCATGTAACCAACCATGTGAactatctttctttccttgccAAATTATGAGGCATAAGAAATGGTCCAGTGGCTGGCTAACAGTTCAGGTGTACAAACGAATAAATGGTAATCTCTAACACCATACTTATATCACAAaacattttcaattttttaaatttaatttgaacgTCACAAAACATTTTCAATGAACCTCTAATTATAATACTAACCAAAATCTTCATTTAAGGATATTCTCATCTAATTTTTAATATCGTAATTAGATATCGTAATTGCAAAACATGGTTTCTTGCATgtcaattttagaaaaatagaaCATGGAGGTGTTTTGATTGGCATTACAATCCAATGTTGTTATGAGAATGGGAGCTTTGGAAGAAAACAGCATGAGGGTTCTTTCAGGTGTGATTGGTTGTCGTGAACCACCAGCTTTAAGAGGAACTGTTGTCTTGTAACAAAATCAAATACGAATACCATGCTGCTCAAACCGTACCCAGATGGACACACAACTCACCATGTCTTCTTCTCCCCTTTTTTTTAATCTCCGAAAAttgcacaaaaaaaaaatatacagtttggcttttttttttaaattttttttatggtttGTCTAGACTGGTTGGGGTTGGCCGGTTGATTAGTTAAGTTTGAGAAGCGAGTGATTGAACGGTCACGACTGAATGGACGGCTAGATCACGCCGTGGGGATGTGGGATATGGTTGGGTCACACATCCATCTAATCTGAGCATGCAAAGAAAGGAGAGAACTTTAGTGAATTGTGGCCATTGCGTCATCTCACGAACCTACCAGTGTCAGTGTGTGATTTTGTGGGAAGATAGGCGTGCTATTGGGCTAAATCTACAACAAAGACCCATACATCAACACATGATATTGTCAGATACTAACGAGTGTACATGGGTCAAAAGGTCTATGCATTACCCTATGGATGTCTCTCACGTAGACAGATATGGTTGGTGTTTTTTCTTAATATTCTGGAGACGTAGACGGAGGAAGAGCATTTTATATGTTGAGGTCTCCTGCTATGTACTACTCATTATTATAAACGGCGATTTCtgttttataaaaaagtaaatgcatttttatactattttgctaattttttttttcgtttcaaTGTAGGAGGGTGAAAAACAGGAAAGGAAAACTAAATAAGCCTTCAAAAATTGGGAAAACAGGCCAACGTGGAGCAAGCAACAACCGTTGTCATGCTCCACCACGTACACTAACAGGAAATAGGTGATCTACCACTTCCCATTGTCTCTCAATTGCCCATGATATTGCGCCAAATCATTTCAACAAGCTCCAGCTTGACTTGCAATTCAATATAATTGAAAAGCATGCTCAAAATCCACTAAATTAGTATGGCCAGCCAGAGGGTGattgagagaaaaaaagaatatatttttttattagatattttaatttacttgCAGGGATTTTATGGGGCACCTCAACTGCTATCTATCCccgaaaaaattgaaaaaagaattGATGGCAATTGAACTTTAATCAAGCAGCTGATCACTTGGGACTTGGTCAAATATATCAGGACATGACTCCCAATTTCCCTTTTGCCTGGCATCCCAGTATCCACCAATATAACGATATGAATCACTTCCTTTATCCTTCGCAAACCACTGCGGTTTCCAACCCTTCTCTTGCATTTTCCGGGCCTAACGTAAATCCAAACAAATATATCATCAGAACATATTAAGCAAATCCTTTAATATAACACAGGGCATACGACTGGAATGGTGCATGGAATTCAATCAAAAGAATAGGTGCCTTAAGGAAGACAGTATGGGGAAGGCAACTTACCTGACGTTGGCGCTGCTCAAGTCGCAATTTCTCTGAATTAGCCATCTCAAATTCACCATTTTCCAAGTGCCTTTGATCTGGCCTAAGCCTTGAATCTGTAGGTGGCAACTTTTCCTGCATAGTTAATCAACATCAGcaatcaatgctccaatgaaCTACAGGACAAAACCagcttttctcttttttaatgCCTAAACACCTAATCAAACAAAATGTGATCAACAACTATAAAACGACAGCAGCATGAACAATAACCTTAAGTCCTGGAGTAAGTTCATTCAACGTCATGGCAAAGCGTGTCAAGTTATATCTGGTGGGGAATTGGGGAGGCTTGTTTCGCTTCCAGAGTAAATGGGCATCTTTTAGAGATTCAAATCCTTTCCCCTTCACACCGCTGTCATCATTCACATAATGCATGCTCTCATCCCACTTTCCAAAAAGAGTTGCCACTCTTTTACCATTCCTGTCTTGAACTGTTCCATTTACCTGCAAAAACAACCAAGTGCACATCAACTACGCAATAAATTTAACAAGGTGCTAAAATGACTCCTCTTTTATTGTTTCAAAGAAAAGCCCCAAAGGTGCAACAGGGTATGTTTTCAACTTCCCTCCTCTTCTATGGCTTACAGGAACACAAGGAGGTTATCAActtgagagagaaagagagtgcACACCTGGTGAGGATTTCTTTCTATGATGGACTGCTCCTTAAATTTCAGTTTGCATGAATATTCATGATTTCCCTCTATTCGCATTGTACCATAGTGATCACAGTATAGTTTTCCCAATATAAGATTGTATATTGATGTCGTAACCTATCATATCATTTTGGGGGAAAAAAATTCAGACTGGaaacagaaagaaaaatatagaatttgaaaattcataCCTTGCTCCACTGAAAAATTTCTCCATCATCAAATTCCAAAGTCAACACACCAACAGGATCAAGCTGAATTGAACGACCCCAAAATTTGCTCTTTAGATTACTGTCTCCCCAAAACTTCCATCCTTTACCCTCACAATGACATGCAACAATCATGGGGTGATGACTGACCTGATAACATCAGTAAATAAGTCTCTTTAATTCCTTAttaggaaaaacactatgctatTGAACTTTATGTACAACTTGGAACAATCAGGAAGATCGAGATGCCTAACCTTTTCAGAGATAAATCGGACGCCTTTATCTGGATAGTCAGCCTCATATGTTTCCCCTAATAATGGATTAAAAGGTTTGCAAATTCTTCCCTCAGTTGAAGCATATCCAGATACAGCAAAAGCAGCAACATTAAGAATCCTCATAAGGCTATTACCCTGAGGCAGTTAATAATGTCAATATACCAAAAAGATCAAATCCATGAGAGAGAGGGGGATGGGGAGGGGGAAAGCAGTGCTTTTAACATCATTGTTGCACTGAAAGTCTACCAAGATGCCAGTGCCCACTACTATCAAAATATTGGACAATTTGAGAAGTATATCACATTTCATAAAAGAAACAGCAGCTTGTATAAATGAAGTAGAAGCTCTGAGGCCCTACAATGAGAACACTGTTACCTTAAAACTGTGATGCTCTACTCCTAAATCCTAATGAATTGATGAAGCATAACAGTTACTATGCTGTGCActgagaagaaaaagagagaaaaatataaatctacCATATAGagacttacccttcttccccaTTCATATGCCCGGTCAAGGAGGTACGAGTATtccagatcttcaaaacatttTTGCAGAGAAGATATCGGTTCATTAAAGTAAACTGGAAGACAAACTTTTGTGAGGTCCTTCCCAATGTTATCCTTGATCATTGACCAAAGGCTAacacctttttctttttcaactgGGTCAGGTAACTTTTTTCGCCGCTTAACATAAGGATAATCTTTCCCGACAGATCTCATGGAAGGATCAATATCATCTTCCAATTCAGGTGCACAAAGCCCTTCCTCATCAGAAGAGAAAGATGATGTCCTAAAATCAGATCCACTACTCTTGAAGGAAGCTGAAGATAGAAAGTCACGAGTATCAAAGAAGGTATTATCGTAATCATCAGTTTCTTCCTCTGCAGCATCAACTCTTTCATTCTCATCATCAGATTCTGTTGCACTTACTTCTGGAAGGAAaaccaaaaatttaaaatagaattCGAACAAGAATTATATAATGTAGCCAAGATAAGCACCAAAACAAAATGCCACAAACCTAGGGTATTTGAAATATTTCATACATTATTTACCAAAAAAATGAAGTAAatatttaaagcaaattaaaagCAGGTTGAAGCAAAATGGTGAAATTAAAAATAGGGGGAATGCATTATGCATTTACTCTTCAAGTAACAAGCAAATAAAAAGCTTCAAAAGTAGAGAGATGAAGCTGCAGTTAGTTCAGTTGTAACCTCTACAGCTATAACATTTCAGATTATCAACAAATGACAAGTCATTATAACCAAAATATGAAGGTCAATTTACAACATCAAACAAATGCAAGTGCCTTGGTGTAGCTGCTAACGTTAATTGAAAGTCTGTATCAGAATGACCAGTAAAATCAACACTTGCTATAAAACAATTTCACCATAAAACCTCTTACCACTGGACTTGTCTTGTCTCAGGACAGGAGAAGCCACTTGATTATTGAACTGCCTTTGACTCTCATCAACCACTGTATTTTCCAGGTCAACCTTTTCTGTCTACAAAATACAATATCAAAAGCGGTTCCTCAATAGAACTTGAAAAATATGTGAAGTAGATAACCTTGAACCAAAAACAGAGATGCAGAAATTTAATTTAGACAGTCAAAATTGTCAATTACTCAGGGATGGGAAAATGAAACATTTCATTGTGTACTAGAGAACTACCATCACGCACTGGAGAAAAATTTTCAGCCATGATGTATCaaccaataaaataaaactgCAGCCCCAACAATTCAAACAGCTTCTTTTGCTAAAAGGTACTATCTATGCTCACAAATTTCTAGAACATTAAAATAGCCACTGAAAGAACTAAAAAATAGTGCCACGCATAAAAttgtcaaaagaaaaaaaagtaataataaaaaatgtaagAAGACAAATAAGAAGATTGCAAGTAATCCTGTCAAAATATCATGGCATCATGTTTTTGGCAATTGTTCTCTTCCCCATAGATCTTAGCAAAATATTAAGAAGAAGAATAATGAAGTCGTCAAAAATATAAGGGCTGGAATAGAATAGAAAGTGGAGCAGGAAGTTTAGAGTGGATTAGAGTAGctggtgggggggggggggggcggGGTGAATACTAAGTAGAAGCTGCTGGAGGTAAATGGCAGGAACAGTGTACCAGAAGTAATAACCTGTATGTATAAATAACAGCATTGTAGCTGGAGAAAAGCGTTCCAAGAAATTCTCAATAAATTCATACTTTCTCTCCCTGTACTGTAACCGCTTTGGTAGGGTTCCTAATCCTAACACCAAGCAGCAGAATTTATGCTGGCAACACATTCCTATTACAATAATTCAGGCCTGCCtaagttattttaaaaataaaattagccaAAAACCTAGTTTAACATTAAAATGGTTCTCAAAAGCTGGAAGTTGCATAAGCCAACTTCAAAAAACAGTGATGTGAAGTGAAGGTGACCCTAAaataacaacaacaataaaaaaaatctatattcTAAACTTCGTTTCATAttaaaaaagcagcaccattatCCATGAAGAACATAAGCATGCAAACTTGGCATTCTTTCTACATCATTCTCCTATATCAATAAAACTTATAAGAACACATAACACAGCTAATGCAGAACACCATAATTTATGAGAACGTCCTATAGAACTCTCATTGCTAAGAAAAAACATCTAAATCAGTGAATATCACAACAGCAAACATGTGTGACTGAACAACTCTTTGAGGAACTAATGTACATTTTAAACACTACAAATTTTGTCTAACACGCCAACCTGATGCATAATAGAAGAGAACAAATACTGCATTCAGCCTTCAAATATTTATGACCTTGATGTTATAAGATAACAGGCATTTCCTGTTTCTATTATAAAGGAAAACTGAGCCTATGGTAAATTCTCGCTCTATATCACAAACATAAATCAGATAAAATTGTGTTTCTAGGCCCACGACAACATAAGATAGAGATAGAGAAGCCAAAATTATAGATTTAGCTTCTACCAAGCCAATATTCATAAACTCCTATATCcagaaatcaaaattttaacaaattattGATTATACTGCACAAGGATACACCAATGTTCAGAAATGCCACCTCCAAATGAATTTTCTATACAAAAGAATCACggaaagataaaaagaaaattacaacTCTATTATGGGCACAAATGCAAATCAATCACAAAACTACACGTCCGCCTTCTAAATGTTCAATTTACTTCAATGGTCTTAAATCATATGGAATCTGCAAAATTCTGCAAAGGAGGAGAAATTGTAGAAGCAGAtgaagaaggaggagaaaaaGAAGTAGTAGTGCGAGAATTCCGAATTCGAATGGCATGTGCTTTCCTATTTTTCACTACATGTACCTCTAACTGGCGGAGGGTGTCGATGAGGAGCCGCTGCTTCTGCTTGAGCAGCACAATCTGGTTCTGCAATGATGCAAATTCATTCTTCATAATCTGCTCGCTATCCTGGATTGCCTCCTCCCTCACGCCCTCTTCCTGAAGCCGCTGTCTCAGCTTCTCCGTTGAGACAGCCAGGTTATCTATCGGAGCCATTAGTTCGCTGTTGGACATGCGAGGGAACATGTCCTTCACTGCCTGCAATGCCTCCATCCACGCCAAGCGATCCTCCCGTGTCTCCGCTCTCAAATGGAGCTTCTTCGTGCCAGTGAATATCGAGAATCTCTTATCATCTGATCTGCTCTCGCGAATCGATGACACCTAAAAGTATCAATCGAAGTTCTTGTTTAAAATGAAATCCAACAtggacaataaaaataaaaatcaatttacgGACTGATAGAGAAGGACCTTTAGATGGATTTCACCGACTGGATTACGTTTGAACTGAGTGTTACCGTTCGTAGGCCTCGAAATCCTTTTCAAAGATTCTTCCCCGATGACCTTCGATCCTTTTTCCGTCTCTCGATTAACGACGATCTTATTAGCTCCATGAATCTTATAATACGATAATACACCATCCTGCAAAACAAACCATCTAGGCCTCCATCCTTTTCCATAATTCACCCACTTATGTAGAATGCCCGATATTCCATTCCCAACTATATCATTTATCCTCACATCAACCTGCTGCTCTCGAGGAAGCGACAAAGTATGAAGTGCCAAAGTAGCCGCCAAGCCTCGTTGGCTAGGTCGATTACTGACGCTGATGAGATTACTCTCATTACCATCGGTGCCGTTGTGGTGGTGGCTAAGATTTTTCAGAAAACGAGAGTGGTGGTTGCGGGGGACAGATATGGATCGAATATTCTGGTCGGATCTAGATGTGATTGCCATAGGCAAGGACTTGGCAGAGGAATGGTTGGAGACGGCGGAAATACAACAAAGATAAGGCATATGAGAGGGAGATTCAGAACGAACAGAGAAGCAGATCGGAGCCGAGAATAGAGAgaatttctctcattttttttcctttgggAGAAAACAGAGAAACTGATACCTGAGAAGAAAGCAAAGGAGACGGTTACAGAGAAATGGCGTGAAATGGAAGTGACTATTGATTCGGTACAAGATCACAGGTTCAAGAGAGCCGGACGATGTGTAGAGAaacaaattgaattttataGCGATAAGTTCGGTGGagaaaaaacaaagaaatagAGGGAAGGAGTAAGCGCGGAGAGGAGTCCAAAACCAAAAATCTCCAAATTCCAGAATTGAATTCCTTTTGTTTTTGATAattgaaattgaatttttttttttttttttttaaaaatcaactaAATATATACAGGGGAGAGGAGGCAGTTTAAAATGCGAAGCGGTTGGTGACGCGAGTTTACGACTTGCgactctctctccctctcttgcTCTCCgtctctttaaaattttttgtaagGTTTCCTTCGTATGTGGCCGGATGCAGCTAAATAGGTGGGGATTCGCCGCCGGCGTATCAGGATATTGACGTAAAGGATGAAGGTGTTGACACGTGGAAGACGAACGTGTAGTGAGGTGTTCGATGGAAACTGGGGAGAAAAGATTGGAAGGACGTCGTGGTCCAACACTGAACCGGTTTAAATTTCGATCTGGTTGttcatgaatttaaaaaaataaaaaaaattattacgtatgtttaaatataattgcaactttttaaaaaaaatagaggaCAATTTTTAGATAACTTTTTGAAGAAATGACTTTATTcttaaataaaacaattaagACTGCTGATTTTGTTAAGGatgtaacaattaaaattttgactttagttattattaatatttacattttaatttatatttcaaataacTATATacacattttaatataaataattaacttaGTATTTACGGAAATTATGTTTATATAAGATTAAACTTAAATGCATTTGTATTTTACTGACATGGTATAAACATTTAATTAAGATATTTAATTAAGACATTAaacacaaattttttttttttctgaaaaaggTACATATATCAATCAACTTAAGGGAAGAAAGGTTATAAACAAAGAATGTTCTTTTagttttatcttaaaattattattttattttattatattttttttttcaaagagaaAATGATTCAATTGTTATCTTTTTAGCTTTGCATCTCTCTCGAGTCCATGTGCTAGAAAACTTAATTTCCATGAAATTTTCCCATCATTGCATTctacaaattaataaataacagTTTTTTAATTCAAGGCCTAttgttttatttgattaatttattttatttttatggtaAAAAAAGAGTCCACCGAAATGTATGTTGCTTAATAATATTCTCAGTTATTCATTGATTAATGCAAAAGACGAATATatgtttcaaattaaaataatactaGCTCTTGTTTGAAGTTGTTCTGCCCTTAGAACCATAGaaacaaaaattgaaaaattgagaaattccatttatttattacaatttcatttttgcagtaataaatatagttttttcaatttgaaagtagtccttttattaataataaaaaaaagacaaCAAATTATGTTCAAATATCTGGACTATTTTATTCAATTACGTTTAAAATGTGTAGtattttgtaataatttttaatgttaatttttaaattccttTTGACATTTTTATCCcagtattttttttcttacataattgcagttaatttaaaattattaataatttttttattatacaaaATCTAAAgagctaaaaatataaaatcaataaatacagCATTAAAGTCCAAATATATTCTATAAAAAATTCAACCCAAAATTATAACATCATAATTTGGCTCTGTGCTAAAAAAGATAAGCTATCTCTAAATCGCTAAGCCACAAGGGATGAAaattttgctcaaaaatcaatTGCTATCCAAGCATAAAAATGTACAAAAGAATGAGACATAAATGGTATAAAGCAAAATAGATGCTATCAAACacaaaaatatgcaaaaaaATCAGACATAAATAGCATAAAacaaaatagaagaaaaaaaaaatggcatcaaacaaaatagataaaataaatataatataatattacaaaaaataacACTATTATTAATTTTCAGTAATTCCAActtaattattgatattatttagtaaaaatatattaaaaataaaacatgtaGACTTCGACAGTAATAAAAGAAGTTTAACTTAATTACAGCCgtataaaagttaaaataaaatttttatataaaatgagaGGATACGATAAAATTCAGTTTTAGTAAAGATAACAAGAGTGTTAATTTGTTGACGGATACATCAGTGTGATCTCGGTATGTCGAcgttgagattgatgaaccctTCACTGA
This genomic window contains:
- the LOC110606451 gene encoding oxysterol-binding protein-related protein 1C isoform X1; translated protein: MPYLCCISAVSNHSSAKSLPMAITSRSDQNIRSISVPRNHHSRFLKNLSHHHNGTDGNESNLISVSNRPSQRGLAATLALHTLSLPREQQVDVRINDIVGNGISGILHKWVNYGKGWRPRWFVLQDGVLSYYKIHGANKIVVNRETEKGSKVIGEESLKRISRPTNGNTQFKRNPVGEIHLKVSSIRESRSDDKRFSIFTGTKKLHLRAETREDRLAWMEALQAVKDMFPRMSNSELMAPIDNLAVSTEKLRQRLQEEGVREEAIQDSEQIMKNEFASLQNQIVLLKQKQRLLIDTLRQLETEKVDLENTVVDESQRQFNNQVASPVLRQDKSSEVSATESDDENERVDAAEEETDDYDNTFFDTRDFLSSASFKSSGSDFRTSSFSSDEEGLCAPELEDDIDPSMRSVGKDYPYVKRRKKLPDPVEKEKGVSLWSMIKDNIGKDLTKVCLPVYFNEPISSLQKCFEDLEYSYLLDRAYEWGRRGNSLMRILNVAAFAVSGYASTEGRICKPFNPLLGETYEADYPDKGVRFISEKVSHHPMIVACHCEGKGWKFWGDSNLKSKFWGRSIQLDPVGVLTLEFDDGEIFQWSKVTTSIYNLILGKLYCDHYGTMRIEGNHEYSCKLKFKEQSIIERNPHQVNGTVQDRNGKRVATLFGKWDESMHYVNDDSGVKGKGFESLKDAHLLWKRNKPPQFPTRYNLTRFAMTLNELTPGLKEKLPPTDSRLRPDQRHLENGEFEMANSEKLRLEQRQRQARKMQEKGWKPQWFAKDKGSDSYRYIGGYWDARQKGNWESCPDIFDQVPSDQLLD
- the LOC110606451 gene encoding oxysterol-binding protein-related protein 1C isoform X2, which gives rise to MPYLCCISAVSNHSSAKSLPMAITSRSDQNIRSISVPRNHHSRFLKNLSHHHNGTDGNESNLISVSNRPSQRGLAATLALHTLSLPREQQVDVRINDIVGNGISGILHKWVNYGKGWRPRWFVLQDGVLSYYKIHGANKIVVNRETEKGSKVIGEESLKRISRPTNGNTQFKRNPVGEIHLKVSSIRESRSDDKRFSIFTGTKKLHLRAETREDRLAWMEALQAVKDMFPRMSNSELMAPIDNLAVSTEKLRQRLQEEGVREEAIQDSEQIMKNEFASLQNQIVLLKQKQRLLIDTLRQLETEKVDLENTVVDESQRQFNNQVASPVLRQDKSSVSATESDDENERVDAAEEETDDYDNTFFDTRDFLSSASFKSSGSDFRTSSFSSDEEGLCAPELEDDIDPSMRSVGKDYPYVKRRKKLPDPVEKEKGVSLWSMIKDNIGKDLTKVCLPVYFNEPISSLQKCFEDLEYSYLLDRAYEWGRRGNSLMRILNVAAFAVSGYASTEGRICKPFNPLLGETYEADYPDKGVRFISEKVSHHPMIVACHCEGKGWKFWGDSNLKSKFWGRSIQLDPVGVLTLEFDDGEIFQWSKVTTSIYNLILGKLYCDHYGTMRIEGNHEYSCKLKFKEQSIIERNPHQVNGTVQDRNGKRVATLFGKWDESMHYVNDDSGVKGKGFESLKDAHLLWKRNKPPQFPTRYNLTRFAMTLNELTPGLKEKLPPTDSRLRPDQRHLENGEFEMANSEKLRLEQRQRQARKMQEKGWKPQWFAKDKGSDSYRYIGGYWDARQKGNWESCPDIFDQVPSDQLLD